A part of Sandaracinaceae bacterium genomic DNA contains:
- a CDS encoding serpin family protein: MSRGSRRRDTTAVAAAASVPDSGAGMAAPQPPRFTADHPFLFLIRDTQTGSILFLGRVNDPRT, translated from the coding sequence ATCTCACGCGGGAGCCGACGACGGGACACCACCGCGGTCGCGGCGGCCGCCTCGGTTCCCGACTCGGGGGCCGGGATGGCCGCACCTCAGCCGCCCCGGTTCACCGCGGACCATCCGTTCCTGTTCCTGATCCGCGACACGCAGACCGGCAGCATCCTGTTCCTGGGTCGAGTGAACGACCCGCGGACGTGA
- a CDS encoding LysR family transcriptional regulator: protein MEHLRRLYRVWNWLPAFRAVAETEHLPTASEMLGLTPSALSRAIKQLEDELGQQLFRRVGRRLELSPAGDELLAALRLSMSRLDRGLSAASTSQFLGPVRVNAPEPFASAFVIRALDRLVESHPLVVPHLSAHAPATAQAWVSDRRLDLAVLDDPTPDESLVVHRLGEMKYGVYCGEAHPLFAEETPPRDDVLRFSFVAPPPNTVHPWPREHDREVGMVVTDIHLALEVCASGRFLALLPDVVARGYRGRGNLRRLPVDIGATRPVYVVHRKSSAEGPVLALLDELQDELAILPSR from the coding sequence ATGGAGCATCTGCGGCGGCTCTATCGGGTGTGGAACTGGCTGCCGGCCTTCCGGGCGGTGGCCGAGACCGAGCACCTGCCGACCGCCTCGGAGATGCTCGGCCTGACCCCGAGCGCGCTGTCCCGCGCCATCAAGCAGCTCGAGGACGAGCTGGGCCAGCAGCTCTTCCGGCGGGTCGGGCGGCGCCTCGAGCTGAGCCCGGCGGGGGACGAGCTGCTGGCGGCGCTGCGCCTCTCGATGAGCCGGCTCGATCGCGGGCTGAGCGCGGCGAGCACGTCGCAGTTCCTCGGCCCGGTCCGCGTCAACGCGCCCGAGCCCTTCGCGTCGGCCTTCGTGATCCGCGCGCTCGATCGCCTCGTCGAGTCCCACCCGCTGGTGGTGCCGCACCTGAGCGCGCACGCCCCGGCCACCGCGCAGGCGTGGGTCTCGGACCGGCGCCTCGATCTCGCGGTGCTCGACGACCCGACGCCCGACGAGTCCCTCGTCGTGCACCGCCTCGGCGAGATGAAGTACGGCGTCTACTGCGGCGAGGCGCACCCGCTCTTCGCCGAGGAGACGCCCCCGCGCGACGACGTGCTGCGCTTCTCGTTCGTGGCCCCGCCGCCCAACACCGTGCACCCGTGGCCGCGCGAGCACGATCGCGAGGTCGGCATGGTGGTGACGGACATCCACCTCGCGCTCGAGGTCTGCGCGTCCGGCCGCTTCCTCGCCCTGCTCCCCGACGTGGTCGCGCGCGGCTACCGCGGGCGAGGCAACCTGCGCCGCCTGCCCGTCGACATCGGCGCCACCCGCCCCGTCTACGTGGTGCATCGGAAGAGCTCCGCCGAGGGCCCCGTGCTCGCGCTGCTCGACGAGCTCCAGGACGAGCTGGCGATCTTGCCCAGCCGCTGA
- a CDS encoding DUF4215 domain-containing protein: protein MRSTRFLWLSLSLIGLAASFGPGCGRSSVSLDTPRPSGDAGMDSGRTDCGNGVVEAGEMCDDGNVIDGDGCSSSCRLEGGRCGDGTLDPGEECDDGNRVDGDGCSGFCRLEASGCGNGRVDPEEECDDGNSIACDGCDSSCNIESCGNGRLECMEACDDGNRRDGDGCSADCALESRTCGDGVVQDGEQCDDGNRDPCDGCSPSCTAERCSNGILDCLEECDDGNLAPGDGCDSMCRQEVASCGDGRLDPGEGCDDGNRTPCDGCSASCRPEVCGNGILDCREGCDDGNRVDGDGCSSTCRTESRTCGNGLVEMPEQCDDGNTVSCDGCSRSCTFERCGNGIRECAEQCDDGNTTSGDGCSGMCMFEVPMCGDGRVDPGEGCDDGNTLSCDGCSAGCRPEACGDGILECAEECDDGNRVRGDGCSDDCTIEPMAFCGDGRVDPGEQCDDGNSTACDGCDGMCRIERCGNGRLECAEMCDDGNMIGGDGCSPTCRVEPRCGDGRVDPGEQCDDGNTTACDGCDASCRREACGNGRLECTEMCDDGNLAAGDGCDGMCRVEACGNGRLDPGEACDDGNMTACDGCTAMCQVERCGNGVQECAETCDDGNTVSGDGCSATCMFEPDVCGNGVVEMGEVCDAGALNDDVFALEVEAGAMSFIPDPVSRSTAAQFFYGLVSASAHTGYEDLETSNLFLYRDLNTGVVSLFAVHGIDRTTTGIRQPLATVIFQYSGVPSGVSVVISDDGGELRNVGSGLFRGDWNFQDNTDGGVLSGFPIPGTWTARVDPTFLRGIRTFRWVDDPNRFRTLPMSSDVIIRAQSTPAPCRTDCTVPTCGDGIWDAGEACDDGNTVGGDGCAADCRSVR, encoded by the coding sequence ATGCGATCGACGCGCTTTCTTTGGCTTTCATTGTCCCTGATCGGGCTCGCCGCCTCGTTCGGGCCCGGCTGCGGACGCAGCTCCGTCTCCCTCGACACCCCCCGTCCGTCCGGAGACGCGGGCATGGACTCGGGGCGCACCGACTGCGGCAACGGCGTCGTCGAGGCGGGTGAGATGTGCGACGACGGAAACGTGATCGACGGGGACGGCTGCTCGTCGAGCTGTCGCCTCGAGGGCGGGCGCTGCGGGGACGGCACGCTCGATCCGGGCGAGGAGTGCGACGACGGAAACCGCGTCGACGGCGACGGCTGCAGCGGCTTCTGCCGGCTCGAGGCGTCGGGCTGCGGCAACGGCCGCGTCGATCCCGAGGAGGAGTGCGACGACGGCAACAGCATCGCCTGCGACGGCTGCGACTCGAGCTGCAACATCGAGAGCTGCGGCAACGGGCGGCTCGAGTGCATGGAGGCGTGCGACGACGGCAACCGGCGCGACGGCGACGGCTGCTCGGCCGACTGCGCGCTGGAGAGCCGCACGTGCGGCGACGGCGTGGTCCAGGACGGCGAGCAGTGCGACGACGGCAACCGCGACCCCTGCGACGGCTGCTCCCCGAGCTGCACGGCCGAGCGCTGCAGCAACGGCATCCTCGACTGCCTCGAGGAGTGCGACGACGGAAACCTCGCGCCCGGCGACGGCTGCGATTCGATGTGCCGCCAGGAGGTGGCCAGCTGCGGCGACGGCCGCCTCGATCCCGGCGAGGGCTGCGACGACGGCAACCGCACGCCGTGCGACGGCTGCTCGGCCAGCTGCCGGCCCGAGGTCTGCGGCAACGGCATCCTGGACTGCCGCGAGGGCTGCGACGACGGCAACCGCGTCGACGGCGACGGCTGCTCGTCGACCTGCCGCACCGAGTCGCGCACCTGCGGCAACGGCCTCGTCGAGATGCCCGAGCAGTGCGACGACGGCAACACGGTCTCCTGCGACGGCTGCTCGCGCAGCTGCACCTTCGAGCGCTGCGGCAACGGCATCCGCGAGTGCGCCGAGCAGTGCGACGACGGCAACACGACGTCGGGCGACGGCTGCAGCGGGATGTGCATGTTCGAGGTGCCGATGTGCGGCGACGGCCGGGTCGACCCGGGCGAGGGCTGCGACGACGGCAACACCCTGAGCTGCGACGGCTGCAGCGCGGGCTGCCGGCCCGAGGCGTGCGGCGACGGCATCCTCGAGTGCGCCGAGGAGTGTGACGACGGCAACCGCGTCCGCGGCGACGGCTGCTCGGACGACTGCACCATCGAGCCGATGGCGTTCTGTGGCGACGGCCGCGTCGACCCGGGCGAGCAGTGCGACGACGGCAACTCGACCGCGTGCGACGGCTGCGACGGCATGTGCCGCATCGAGCGCTGCGGCAACGGCCGGCTCGAGTGCGCCGAGATGTGCGACGACGGCAACATGATCGGCGGCGACGGCTGCTCGCCGACCTGCCGCGTGGAGCCGCGCTGCGGAGACGGCCGGGTCGACCCGGGCGAGCAGTGCGACGACGGCAACACGACTGCCTGCGACGGCTGCGACGCGAGCTGCCGCCGCGAGGCGTGCGGCAACGGCCGGCTCGAGTGCACCGAGATGTGCGACGACGGCAACCTCGCCGCGGGCGACGGCTGCGACGGGATGTGCCGGGTGGAGGCGTGCGGCAACGGGCGGCTCGATCCCGGCGAGGCGTGCGACGACGGCAACATGACGGCGTGCGACGGCTGCACGGCGATGTGTCAGGTCGAGCGCTGCGGCAACGGCGTCCAGGAGTGCGCGGAGACCTGCGACGACGGCAACACCGTCAGCGGGGACGGCTGCAGCGCGACGTGCATGTTCGAGCCCGACGTCTGCGGCAACGGCGTGGTCGAGATGGGCGAGGTCTGCGACGCGGGCGCGCTGAACGACGACGTCTTCGCCCTCGAGGTCGAGGCGGGCGCGATGAGCTTCATCCCCGACCCGGTCAGCCGCTCCACCGCGGCGCAGTTCTTCTACGGCCTGGTCAGCGCGAGCGCGCACACGGGCTACGAGGACCTCGAGACGAGCAACCTCTTCCTCTACCGCGACCTCAACACCGGGGTGGTGAGCCTCTTCGCGGTGCACGGCATCGACCGCACGACGACCGGGATCCGGCAGCCGCTGGCGACGGTGATCTTCCAGTACTCCGGCGTGCCGAGCGGGGTGTCGGTGGTGATCAGCGACGACGGCGGCGAGCTCCGCAACGTGGGCTCGGGGCTGTTCCGGGGTGACTGGAACTTCCAGGACAACACCGACGGCGGGGTGCTCAGCGGCTTCCCGATCCCCGGGACCTGGACGGCCAGGGTGGACCCGACGTTCCTGCGCGGCATCCGCACGTTCCGCTGGGTGGACGACCCGAACCGGTTCCGCACGCTGCCGATGAGCAGCGACGTGATCATCCGCGCGCAGTCGACGCCGGCGCCGTGTCGGACCGACTGCACGGTGCCGACCTGCGGCGACGGGATCTGGGACGCAGGAGAGGCCTGCGACGACGGCAACACGGTCGGCGGCGACGGCTGCGCGGCGGACTGCCGCTCGGTGCGCTGA
- a CDS encoding group II truncated hemoglobin, translating to MDALEAPYERLGEEGVRRLVDRFYDRMDTLPEAAEVRAMHPRDLRGSREKLFWFLSGWLGGPPLYVEKKGHPRLRARHLPFAIDDAARDQWMLCMRQALAEVVEDAELSAYLERQLGRVADHMRNR from the coding sequence GTGGACGCGCTGGAAGCACCCTACGAGCGCCTCGGCGAGGAGGGCGTACGCCGCCTCGTCGACCGCTTCTACGATCGCATGGACACCCTGCCCGAGGCGGCGGAGGTCCGCGCGATGCACCCGCGCGACCTGCGCGGCTCGCGCGAGAAGCTCTTCTGGTTCCTGAGCGGCTGGCTCGGCGGCCCGCCGCTCTACGTCGAGAAGAAGGGCCACCCGCGCCTGCGCGCCCGCCACCTGCCGTTCGCCATCGACGACGCGGCCCGCGACCAGTGGATGCTCTGCATGCGCCAGGCGCTCGCCGAGGTGGTCGAAGACGCCGAGCTGTCCGCGTACCTCGAGCGCCAGCTCGGCCGGGTCGCCGACCACATGCGGAACCGGTAG
- a CDS encoding alkaline phosphatase D family protein, which translates to MTKRSRREFLRTVVVSAGAASMGSSVLVACGDDTPARPTAEVFPQSVASGDPRADSIVLWTRAVPEDETTDAMVTLEVGTDAELTSLLTLDVSALSARADHDHCVRVKVTGLSAGTTYWYRFVSEGTPTNTGRFRTAAAADADVPVRFALLSCQDRVGRYYNTLLRLLDDAHDDLDFVVHVGDYVYETTGDPGFMMTDSGRGVGLRAPEEAIQMGSGGGEFFAARSVSNYRDLYRAYRSDEILQRVHEKFAFVCTWDDHEFSDDCWGANGTYTDGVLDELDVERRVNSEQVYLEYMPIARDADGDGAQQVDRASLYPDNTIYRDFRFGRHVTMAVTDYRSFRPDHPTPEDAFPGKVLLDEAQTRAVLARQEADGELPDGVDAAMAFDRGGFRTYVDLEDAAFADHKQALTILLTGGYAAEGIDMERAQALAVQYAAGAVDAEILQATIDAGRDALPAELRSVSDVDPEDPTLERGVPYALTGKTGLVGQLGARYLVVQRTYDLVQAHRARIEGETSFDDVLGADQEAWLRGVLSGSDATWNVVANSVCNTSLVLDLSGFAGGLPPGLPAERFYLNVDQWDGFPERRRKLMDEVYRPANAVLLAGDIHAGYGSDFGADAEGNRVVEVTTSSVSSGTFRELLYNTGSRNEAIAGSGLLDPVTEAIDNFMQMAFEPLKVAHSNKNGVTVLTFDAGQLRVDWHLIPEERVSESFYERPEDIEWIVTSWTVEKDAGRNGPLTEV; encoded by the coding sequence ATGACCAAGCGGAGCAGGCGGGAATTCCTCAGGACGGTGGTGGTCTCGGCGGGCGCGGCCTCGATGGGGTCGAGCGTGCTGGTGGCGTGCGGCGACGACACGCCAGCCCGGCCGACGGCGGAGGTGTTCCCGCAGTCGGTCGCGAGCGGGGATCCACGGGCCGACTCGATCGTGCTCTGGACGCGAGCGGTCCCGGAGGACGAGACCACGGACGCGATGGTCACGCTCGAGGTCGGGACGGACGCGGAGCTGACCAGCCTGCTCACGCTGGACGTGTCCGCGCTGAGCGCGCGGGCCGATCACGACCACTGCGTGCGGGTGAAGGTCACCGGGCTGAGCGCGGGCACGACGTACTGGTATCGGTTCGTCTCCGAGGGCACGCCGACGAACACGGGGCGCTTCCGGACGGCGGCCGCGGCGGACGCGGACGTGCCCGTGCGGTTCGCGCTGCTCAGCTGCCAGGACCGGGTGGGGCGCTACTACAACACCCTGCTCCGCCTGCTCGACGACGCGCACGACGACCTCGACTTCGTGGTGCACGTCGGCGACTACGTCTACGAGACGACCGGCGACCCGGGCTTCATGATGACCGACTCCGGGCGCGGGGTCGGGCTGCGCGCGCCGGAGGAGGCGATCCAGATGGGGAGCGGCGGCGGCGAGTTCTTCGCCGCGCGGTCCGTCAGCAACTATCGCGATCTCTACCGCGCGTATCGGTCGGACGAGATCCTCCAGCGCGTGCACGAGAAGTTCGCGTTCGTCTGCACCTGGGACGACCACGAGTTCAGCGACGACTGCTGGGGCGCCAATGGGACGTACACCGACGGCGTGCTCGACGAGCTCGACGTGGAGCGGCGCGTGAACAGCGAGCAGGTGTACCTCGAGTACATGCCCATCGCGCGGGACGCGGACGGAGACGGCGCGCAGCAGGTCGACAGGGCGAGCCTGTACCCGGACAACACGATCTACCGCGACTTCCGCTTCGGCCGGCACGTCACGATGGCGGTCACCGACTACCGCAGCTTCCGGCCCGACCACCCGACGCCGGAGGACGCGTTCCCGGGCAAGGTGCTGCTCGACGAGGCGCAGACCCGCGCGGTGCTCGCGCGGCAGGAGGCCGACGGGGAGCTGCCCGACGGCGTCGACGCGGCCATGGCCTTCGACCGCGGCGGCTTCCGCACCTACGTCGACCTCGAGGACGCGGCGTTCGCCGACCACAAGCAGGCGCTGACGATCCTGCTCACGGGCGGCTACGCGGCGGAGGGCATCGACATGGAGCGCGCGCAGGCGCTCGCGGTGCAGTACGCGGCGGGCGCGGTGGACGCGGAGATCCTCCAGGCGACGATCGACGCGGGGCGCGACGCGCTGCCGGCCGAGCTGCGGTCGGTGAGCGACGTCGACCCGGAGGACCCCACCCTCGAGCGCGGCGTGCCGTACGCGCTGACCGGCAAGACCGGGCTCGTCGGCCAGCTCGGCGCGCGCTACCTGGTGGTGCAGCGCACCTACGACCTCGTGCAGGCGCACCGCGCGCGGATCGAAGGCGAGACGAGCTTCGACGACGTGCTCGGCGCCGACCAGGAGGCCTGGCTGCGCGGCGTGCTCTCGGGCTCGGACGCGACCTGGAACGTGGTCGCCAACTCGGTCTGCAACACGAGCCTCGTCCTCGACCTGAGCGGCTTCGCGGGCGGGCTGCCGCCGGGCCTGCCGGCCGAGCGCTTCTACCTCAACGTCGACCAGTGGGACGGCTTCCCCGAGCGGCGGCGCAAGCTGATGGACGAGGTCTATCGCCCCGCGAACGCGGTGCTGCTCGCGGGCGACATCCACGCCGGCTACGGCTCCGACTTCGGCGCCGACGCGGAGGGCAACCGCGTAGTCGAGGTCACCACGTCGAGCGTCTCGAGCGGGACCTTCCGCGAGCTGCTCTACAACACGGGCAGCCGCAACGAGGCCATCGCGGGCAGCGGGCTGCTCGACCCCGTGACCGAGGCGATCGACAACTTCATGCAGATGGCCTTCGAGCCGCTGAAGGTCGCGCACAGCAACAAGAACGGCGTCACCGTGCTCACCTTCGACGCGGGCCAGCTGCGGGTCGACTGGCACCTCATCCCCGAGGAGCGCGTGAGCGAGAGCTTCTACGAGCGCCCCGAGGACATCGAGTGGATCGTGACGAGCTGGACGGTCGAGAAGGACGCCGGCCGGAACGGCCCGTTGACCGAGGTCTGA
- a CDS encoding matrixin family metalloprotease, protein MRGSILTLSVLVVGCAAQTGAGPEADLAQSGDGALSWEAFLETVERDPADPEGWIVDGDVPIESDKRLVDFYESLFGGEGALTVARYGGRDAVWSGAQRRALTYCVSTTFGSRHGQVVAAMREATEAWEAVADVDFQHASDEDRRCDASNGAVIFDVRPVRGASYLARAFFPYSARRSRNVLVNDSSFTVRAPLSLVGIMRHELGHVLGFRHEHTRPEAGRCYEDGNWRGVTEYDRASVMHYPHCGGTDSALTLSALDAEGAAALYGAPTGSAPPAPPPSAGTPRSGTADGSVSAGQTQSYRPVDVRAGSTFRVAMTGSGDADLYVRFDAAPTATEYDCRPYRGDSAETCELEVPAGASQAHFQVRGYAAATFRVEVSWTAP, encoded by the coding sequence GTGCGTGGATCGATCCTGACCCTGAGCGTGCTCGTCGTCGGCTGCGCGGCGCAGACCGGCGCGGGACCGGAGGCGGACCTGGCACAGAGCGGCGACGGCGCCCTGAGCTGGGAGGCGTTCCTCGAGACGGTCGAGCGCGACCCGGCCGATCCGGAGGGCTGGATCGTGGACGGGGACGTCCCGATCGAGTCGGACAAGCGGCTCGTGGACTTCTACGAGAGCCTCTTCGGCGGCGAGGGGGCGCTGACGGTGGCGCGCTACGGCGGGCGCGACGCGGTGTGGAGCGGCGCGCAGCGACGCGCGCTGACCTACTGCGTGAGCACGACCTTCGGCAGCCGGCACGGGCAGGTGGTGGCCGCGATGCGAGAGGCGACGGAGGCCTGGGAGGCGGTGGCCGACGTCGACTTCCAGCACGCGAGCGACGAGGACCGTCGCTGCGACGCGAGCAACGGGGCGGTGATCTTCGACGTCCGGCCGGTGCGCGGGGCGAGCTACCTGGCGCGCGCGTTCTTCCCCTACAGCGCGCGCCGCTCGCGCAACGTGCTCGTCAACGACTCGTCCTTCACGGTGCGCGCGCCGCTCTCCCTCGTCGGGATCATGCGCCACGAGCTGGGGCACGTGCTGGGCTTCCGCCACGAGCACACGCGCCCCGAGGCGGGCCGCTGCTACGAGGACGGCAACTGGCGCGGGGTGACGGAGTACGACCGGGCGTCGGTGATGCACTACCCGCACTGCGGCGGGACCGACTCGGCGCTGACGCTGTCGGCCCTCGACGCGGAGGGCGCGGCGGCGCTCTACGGCGCGCCCACCGGCTCCGCGCCGCCCGCTCCGCCGCCCAGCGCGGGCACGCCCCGGAGCGGGACGGCGGACGGCTCGGTGAGCGCGGGGCAGACGCAGAGCTACCGCCCCGTCGACGTGCGCGCGGGCAGCACCTTCCGGGTCGCCATGACCGGCAGCGGCGACGCGGATCTCTACGTGCGCTTCGACGCCGCGCCCACCGCGACCGAGTACGACTGCCGGCCCTACCGCGGCGACAGCGCGGAGACGTGTGAGCTCGAGGTGCCCGCGGGGGCGTCGCAGGCGCACTTCCAGGTGCGGGGCTACGCGGCGGCGACGTTCCGCGTCGAGGTCTCGTGGACGGCGCCCTGA
- a CDS encoding tetratricopeptide repeat protein gives MTRALVVAALVVLPGVASAQGCPDEDPARCVSEALDAAGEEATAAEARARLESWCEGGEREACWGFAHLLARGQGGDADEARAEAIWTRSCDAEHGGSCLQLGVRAERAGEGQEGLRASIPFFERACRAAHGRGCEYAADNLLLLDPGPDAAQRGAELFGRACQLDHGARACGLAAVYRRAVEAEPSAADDTNDALERECEGGSMEACDRMGARLLVGHALERSPSEGIALLRRACAGGLPRACYRLGRAFEAGLGVERSEVHARALLDHACEGGHAAACGALASLEPEGAQRRRLLVRACEGGDPDPCVQLAAPDYEAERDAVAYPRLERACAAGHAVACRFQGIMLYSGRGVAADPGTGGRLFHDACAMGDGGACPR, from the coding sequence GTGACCCGCGCGCTCGTCGTGGCGGCGCTGGTCGTGCTCCCAGGCGTGGCCAGCGCCCAGGGGTGCCCGGACGAGGATCCTGCGCGCTGCGTGTCGGAGGCGCTCGACGCGGCGGGCGAAGAGGCGACGGCGGCCGAGGCCCGCGCGCGGCTGGAGTCCTGGTGCGAGGGCGGCGAGCGAGAGGCGTGCTGGGGCTTCGCGCACCTCCTCGCCCGCGGCCAGGGGGGAGACGCGGACGAGGCGCGCGCCGAAGCGATCTGGACGCGGAGCTGCGACGCCGAACACGGCGGCAGCTGCCTGCAGCTCGGGGTCCGCGCCGAGCGCGCCGGCGAGGGGCAGGAGGGGTTGCGGGCGTCGATCCCGTTCTTCGAGCGGGCGTGCCGCGCCGCCCACGGGCGTGGCTGCGAGTACGCCGCCGACAACCTCTTGCTCCTCGACCCAGGCCCTGACGCGGCGCAGCGCGGAGCGGAGCTCTTCGGCCGGGCGTGCCAGCTCGACCACGGAGCTCGCGCGTGCGGCCTCGCCGCCGTGTATCGCCGCGCCGTCGAGGCCGAGCCGAGCGCGGCCGACGACACCAACGACGCCCTCGAGCGCGAGTGCGAGGGCGGCTCCATGGAGGCCTGCGATCGCATGGGTGCGCGTCTGCTCGTGGGGCACGCGCTCGAGCGATCGCCCTCCGAGGGCATCGCGCTCCTCCGCCGCGCGTGCGCGGGGGGCCTCCCGCGCGCCTGCTACCGGCTCGGTCGCGCGTTCGAGGCGGGGCTCGGGGTCGAGCGAAGCGAGGTCCACGCGCGCGCGCTCCTCGACCACGCGTGCGAGGGAGGGCACGCCGCCGCGTGCGGGGCGCTGGCGAGCCTCGAGCCGGAGGGCGCCCAGCGCCGGCGCCTCCTCGTGCGCGCCTGCGAGGGCGGTGACCCCGACCCCTGCGTGCAGCTCGCGGCCCCCGACTACGAAGCCGAGCGTGACGCCGTTGCCTATCCCCGCCTCGAGCGCGCGTGCGCCGCGGGCCACGCCGTCGCCTGCCGCTTCCAGGGCATCATGCTGTACTCCGGCCGCGGGGTGGCAGCGGACCCCGGGACCGGCGGGCGCCTCTTCCACGATGCTTGCGCCATGGGAGACGGCGGCGCCTGCCCACGGTGA